In Lasioglossum baleicum chromosome 1, iyLasBale1, whole genome shotgun sequence, the genomic window ttttatattaaattctgtTAAAGTTTTTTGCACTTTAAAACTTATATGCTCATTTGTGTGGTTTTCTTTTAAAACGCTAGTTGCTAATACATTTGAATGTAGCTTATTGTGTAAAAAATAATGTCCAGTAATTGTGAGAAATGATTGTGTATGTAAGTTTGTCCATATATCAGTTGTAATTGAGACATGTTCTGTTTGTTtcagattttccaaaattctgGATTTGACGTTAGCGTATACTTTAGGCAAAATGGTCCGTCCTAACGTTCTACGGTTTGGCAGTTGGTACCGAGGTTCTAGTTCTCTCACAAACTCAATAAATCCTTTGTCCTCTACCATACTTAAAGTTTGTAAATCTTTGCAAACCATGGCTACCGCCAGATTatgtaattttaaaatttttgattgTGGCAGTTCGTTTGCAACTGTTCTCAAAGTCAATTGCCTGAAATTTATTTGACGATTTTGCATTGTATTAGTAGGTACGTCCGCATTTTGACTAGT contains:
- the LOC143207999 gene encoding uncharacterized protein LOC143207999 produces the protein MVWPCIPQNVTGSLLIFSYGISKYCFIVLAALAEGEESEQRLVKFSKILDLTLAYTLGKMVRPNVLRFGSWYRGSSSLTNSINPLSSTILKVCKSLQTMATARLCNFKIFDCGSSFATVLKVNCLKFI